A section of the Geovibrio ferrireducens genome encodes:
- the rpmA gene encoding 50S ribosomal protein L27 — protein sequence MAHKKAGGSTRNGRDSNSKRLGVKRYAGQFVTAGSIIIRQRGTQFKPGTNMGMGKDHTLFALVDGYVEFKDRGSMGKHVSVVAAAEASA from the coding sequence ATGGCTCATAAGAAGGCAGGCGGTTCTACCCGTAACGGCAGAGACAGTAACAGTAAGCGTCTCGGTGTTAAAAGATATGCTGGTCAGTTCGTGACAGCAGGAAGCATAATAATCCGCCAGAGAGGCACTCAGTTCAAACCCGGCACAAACATGGGCATGGGAAAAGACCACACTCTTTTCGCCCTTGTTGACGGTTATGTTGAGTTCAAAGACAGAGGCAGCATGGGCAAACACGTGTCCGTAGTGGCCGCCGCTGAAGCTTCCGCTTAA
- the rplU gene encoding 50S ribosomal protein L21, with product MFAVIKQGGRQYTVKPGDVIKVDRFEAEVNSAVELTDVLVVSGDKLLVGAPVVDGAKVQATVVRHEKGDKILVFKRKRRKDYKKRIGHRSQYTTLKINDIKVG from the coding sequence ATGTTCGCGGTAATCAAGCAGGGCGGGAGACAGTACACTGTTAAGCCCGGTGATGTTATTAAGGTTGACAGGTTCGAAGCCGAAGTCAACAGCGCAGTAGAGCTTACTGACGTTCTCGTCGTTTCCGGCGATAAGCTCCTTGTGGGCGCGCCCGTTGTTGACGGCGCAAAAGTTCAGGCTACTGTTGTAAGACATGAGAAAGGCGACAAAATACTCGTTTTCAAACGTAAACGCAGAAAAGACTACAAAAAACGCATCGGTCACCGTTCTCAGTACACTACTCTTAAAATTAACGACATCAAAGTCGGTTAA
- the rpmH gene encoding 50S ribosomal protein L34, with protein sequence MLTMKKPSNLKRKRKHGFRARMKTKGGRLVINRRRSKGRKRLAV encoded by the coding sequence ATGCTGACAATGAAAAAGCCCAGCAATCTGAAAAGAAAGCGCAAGCACGGCTTCAGGGCTCGTATGAAAACAAAAGGCGGACGTCTCGTTATTAACAGAAGACGCTCAAAAGGACGTAAACGTCTGGCAGTTTAA
- the rnpA gene encoding ribonuclease P protein component has product MNQRLKTSERLKKKSDYLKVLRGKKCAGRLITVYWNACDCEQSRFGFITGKKVSKKAVDRNRLRRYFKEFCRKNKGLFPAKKDFVFRALPGAGKASHDEIDNEAHRLMAKIASEISADRTD; this is encoded by the coding sequence ATGAACCAGCGGCTGAAAACTTCCGAACGGCTAAAGAAAAAGTCTGACTACCTTAAAGTTCTCAGAGGGAAAAAATGCGCCGGAAGGCTTATTACGGTCTACTGGAACGCATGTGATTGTGAACAAAGCAGATTCGGCTTTATTACGGGAAAGAAGGTCAGCAAAAAAGCGGTTGACCGGAACAGGCTCAGGCGGTACTTCAAGGAGTTCTGCCGCAAAAACAAAGGCCTTTTTCCCGCAAAGAAAGATTTCGTTTTCAGAGCGCTTCCCGGAGCGGGTAAAGCCTCACATGATGAGATAGATAATGAAGCACACAGGCTTATGGCAAAAATTGCATCCGAAATATCTGCTGATAGGACCGATTAG
- the yidD gene encoding membrane protein insertion efficiency factor YidD — translation MKHTGLWQKLHPKYLLIGPIRFYQLFISPMLGPRCRFYPSCSEYAIEAIQKKGIFKGFFLAVWRILRCNPLSAGGYDPVK, via the coding sequence ATGAAGCACACAGGCTTATGGCAAAAATTGCATCCGAAATATCTGCTGATAGGACCGATTAGGTTTTATCAGCTGTTTATTTCCCCTATGCTGGGGCCCAGATGCAGGTTTTATCCTTCCTGCTCCGAATACGCAATCGAAGCAATTCAGAAGAAAGGTATTTTCAAAGGCTTTTTTCTTGCCGTCTGGAGAATTCTCAGATGCAACCCCCTATCGGCCGGAGGTTACGATCCTGTAAAATAG
- the yidC gene encoding membrane protein insertase YidC, which produces MDKKTLLAVALSALVLISFQAYFAPKAPVADNATTAAATDNVNAAETAAQTSADTIVFGETAPVSPDKFTTISTADLTLTFNEISGNILKADIQQYNGKEMHISFGNGRQDYMIAGTGTSAAFSSQEIKNGDTTTLVFTSTQNELVVTKKYRIKEGSYLIDAAIEVTNTGNRSVELPLSVQIGPGLGSGVADSKLVFQGPIMFDGKKIRREKEDKIKAPEVYQTPEWLGYTSTYFLFAAAGGEFAEGIIQKSGDSAVIKGTDKAVINPASKYTKEFKLYVGPKKYTLLKETGYSLTKSIDFGYFSFLAIPLLNLMNFFFSYVHNYGLAIILLTVVVKLVTFPLTQKSMVSMKRMQLLQPKMNELREKYAKDKQKLNQAVMELYKKEGVNPFGGCLPIVIQIPVFFALYKALLVSIELKGSPFILHIADLSLKDPYYITPVLMGVTMFVQQRLSPQAGDPIQQKVFMFMPIIFTFLFLNFSSGLVLYWLTNNLLSIAQQYFINKKTTA; this is translated from the coding sequence ATGGACAAGAAAACCCTGCTTGCAGTTGCGCTCAGCGCACTTGTACTCATAAGCTTTCAGGCATATTTCGCCCCGAAGGCCCCCGTGGCTGACAACGCCACAACAGCAGCAGCGACTGACAACGTCAATGCCGCAGAAACCGCAGCGCAAACATCCGCTGACACTATCGTTTTCGGAGAAACCGCACCGGTTTCACCCGATAAGTTCACCACCATTTCCACAGCGGATCTCACACTCACCTTCAATGAAATCAGCGGGAACATCCTGAAAGCAGACATTCAGCAGTACAACGGAAAAGAGATGCACATCTCTTTCGGCAACGGCAGGCAGGACTACATGATAGCCGGAACCGGAACTTCGGCGGCTTTCTCGTCTCAGGAAATAAAAAACGGCGATACAACAACCCTCGTTTTCACCTCCACACAGAATGAACTCGTAGTAACCAAGAAATACCGCATCAAAGAAGGCTCATACCTTATTGATGCCGCTATCGAAGTTACAAACACCGGCAACAGGTCGGTGGAGCTTCCCCTCTCTGTCCAGATAGGACCCGGCCTCGGCAGCGGTGTGGCGGACAGCAAGCTTGTCTTCCAGGGCCCGATCATGTTTGACGGCAAAAAGATAAGAAGAGAGAAAGAAGACAAAATCAAAGCACCCGAAGTGTACCAGACCCCTGAATGGCTGGGTTACACCTCTACTTACTTCCTTTTCGCTGCGGCTGGCGGCGAATTTGCGGAGGGAATCATCCAGAAATCAGGTGATTCAGCAGTTATAAAAGGAACAGACAAAGCGGTAATCAACCCGGCTTCCAAATACACCAAGGAATTTAAGCTTTATGTCGGCCCCAAGAAGTATACCCTTCTTAAAGAGACCGGCTACAGCCTTACAAAAAGCATAGACTTCGGCTACTTCTCGTTTCTGGCTATCCCCCTTCTCAACCTTATGAACTTCTTTTTCAGCTATGTTCATAACTATGGTCTGGCGATCATTCTTCTTACTGTCGTGGTGAAGCTTGTAACCTTCCCCCTTACGCAGAAAAGTATGGTTTCCATGAAAAGGATGCAGCTTCTTCAGCCTAAAATGAACGAGCTCAGGGAAAAATACGCCAAGGATAAGCAGAAGCTTAATCAGGCTGTTATGGAGCTTTACAAGAAAGAGGGCGTAAACCCCTTCGGCGGCTGTCTGCCTATTGTAATACAGATTCCCGTGTTCTTTGCTCTGTACAAGGCACTGCTTGTGTCCATTGAGCTTAAGGGCTCACCCTTTATACTGCATATCGCGGATCTTTCCCTGAAAGACCCCTACTACATAACCCCCGTGCTGATGGGCGTGACAATGTTCGTTCAGCAGAGGCTCAGCCCCCAGGCGGGCGACCCTATCCAGCAGAAAGTTTTCATGTTCATGCCTATCATTTTCACGTTCCTGTTCCTGAACTTTTCATCGGGTCTGGTTCTGTACTGGCTTACGAACAACCTACTTTCAATTGCGCAGCAGTACTTTATAAACAAAAAAACAACAGCCTGA
- the jag gene encoding RNA-binding cell elongation regulator Jag/EloR: MRYFEIEGRTADEALNKFLAERRISKDFVEYEVIEQGSKGFLGIGSKPALIKVKFDDGEFLKRRSKLLLSELLEKAGFSDFSIEVKEQGSDIILNIKSEDSSLLIGKTAQTLDSFQYILDKMLKTEDRTETGVVIDVEDYRLRTVKQFKEKAVRLAKNAVKTGKTVKLPPMVTMIRKEIHLSLKEVAGITTKSKGEGNVKEILIIPENRVRRRPPRQNDN, from the coding sequence ATGAGATATTTTGAAATAGAAGGAAGAACAGCGGATGAGGCCTTAAACAAGTTTCTCGCTGAAAGAAGAATCTCGAAGGATTTCGTTGAGTACGAAGTCATTGAGCAGGGTTCAAAAGGCTTTCTCGGCATAGGCAGCAAGCCCGCTCTTATAAAAGTAAAATTTGATGACGGAGAGTTCCTGAAAAGGAGATCAAAGCTTCTTCTCTCGGAACTGCTTGAGAAAGCAGGGTTCAGTGATTTCAGCATAGAAGTCAAGGAACAGGGCAGCGACATTATCCTCAACATCAAGTCTGAGGATTCAAGCCTTCTCATAGGGAAAACAGCACAGACTCTTGACTCTTTCCAGTATATACTGGATAAAATGCTTAAAACCGAAGACAGAACCGAAACCGGAGTTGTCATCGATGTGGAAGATTACCGCCTGAGAACCGTTAAGCAGTTTAAGGAAAAAGCGGTAAGGCTCGCCAAAAATGCTGTGAAGACAGGTAAAACTGTAAAGCTTCCGCCTATGGTGACCATGATAAGAAAAGAGATTCATCTGAGCCTTAAGGAAGTTGCAGGAATTACCACCAAGAGCAAGGGCGAGGGTAACGTAAAAGAAATTCTCATAATTCCTGAGAACAGGGTACGCAGGAGACCCCCCAGACAAAATGATAATTAA
- a CDS encoding YHS domain-containing protein, producing the protein MIIKFLVLGLILFVTYKLFAGRAKKEVKGKTEEQAVELVQDPVSGLYIDKDTQFKVKYYDKMYYFATKANMDKFIADKKGEQ; encoded by the coding sequence ATGATAATTAAATTTTTGGTCTTAGGACTCATTTTATTCGTAACTTACAAGCTCTTCGCAGGAAGGGCGAAAAAGGAAGTAAAGGGCAAAACCGAGGAACAGGCAGTTGAACTTGTTCAGGACCCGGTAAGCGGGCTCTACATAGACAAGGACACGCAGTTCAAGGTCAAATACTACGATAAGATGTACTACTTCGCCACAAAGGCGAATATGGACAAATTCATCGCTGACAAAAAAGGTGAACAATGA
- the fsa gene encoding fructose-6-phosphate aldolase has protein sequence MKIFLDTANIKEIKDAVDIGIIDGVTTNPSLIAKEQGCDFKEVIKDICGIVNGPVSAEVIALDWENMVKEGRELAGISDHVVVKIPFTRDGVKATSILAADDIDVNVTLVFSPNQALLAAKAGAAYISPFAGRLDDIGHDGLEIVQQCQDIVSSYDYEAEIIAASIRTTTHVLDCALMGIDIATIPYGILMQMFKHPLTDIGIEKFLADWKKTQG, from the coding sequence ATGAAAATTTTCCTTGATACGGCAAATATAAAAGAGATTAAAGACGCTGTGGACATCGGCATTATAGACGGTGTTACCACAAACCCTTCCCTCATTGCAAAAGAACAGGGCTGCGATTTTAAAGAAGTGATAAAAGACATATGCGGAATAGTGAACGGCCCCGTCAGTGCGGAAGTCATTGCCCTTGACTGGGAAAACATGGTTAAGGAAGGCAGGGAACTTGCCGGGATAAGCGACCATGTTGTGGTTAAAATCCCCTTCACAAGGGACGGAGTAAAAGCCACCAGCATACTCGCCGCTGATGACATAGACGTTAATGTGACCCTTGTCTTCTCCCCCAATCAGGCGCTTCTCGCTGCCAAAGCAGGCGCGGCCTACATAAGCCCCTTCGCGGGAAGGCTTGACGACATAGGGCACGACGGGCTTGAGATTGTTCAGCAGTGTCAGGATATAGTTTCATCTTATGACTACGAAGCGGAGATCATTGCCGCCAGCATCAGAACGACTACCCACGTGCTTGACTGTGCGCTTATGGGAATTGATATAGCCACCATCCCCTACGGTATTCTCATGCAGATGTTTAAGCATCCGCTGACTGACATCGGCATAGAAAAATTTCTTGCCGACTGGAAGAAAACCCAGGGATAA
- the csrA gene encoding carbon storage regulator CsrA: MLVLSRKTNESIIIGENIEIRIVEVAGKSVKLGIDAPRDVSVHRKEIFEAIREENIQAATKENLVSLVDFFKNQNT; this comes from the coding sequence ATGCTTGTACTATCCAGGAAAACAAATGAAAGTATAATAATAGGCGAAAACATAGAGATCCGCATAGTGGAAGTGGCGGGCAAAAGTGTTAAGCTCGGAATTGATGCTCCCAGGGATGTCAGCGTGCACCGCAAAGAGATCTTTGAGGCTATAAGGGAAGAGAATATTCAGGCCGCCACTAAGGAAAACCTTGTATCCCTTGTGGACTTCTTCAAAAATCAGAACACATGA
- the fliW gene encoding flagellar assembly protein FliW has translation MEKIKMSSTKLGQIEYSESDIITLSSPLLGFPDLSDFLLISSDKSFPFLWFQATQDPDVCFILIEPKIFHPNYDPKINKRELKILGIDSDDQLKIAAIVVVPEDPKNATVNLRAPILLNTGKKLAKQVILEDDRWMIKAPLFAAKDK, from the coding sequence ATGGAAAAAATAAAAATGTCCTCAACCAAACTGGGTCAGATCGAATATTCAGAGAGCGATATAATCACGCTCTCCTCTCCGCTTCTGGGGTTTCCCGATCTCAGCGATTTCCTGCTGATTTCAAGCGATAAATCGTTCCCCTTCCTTTGGTTTCAGGCAACGCAGGACCCGGATGTATGCTTCATACTCATAGAGCCGAAGATATTTCACCCGAACTATGACCCGAAAATCAATAAGCGTGAGCTTAAAATACTCGGTATAGACAGTGATGACCAGCTTAAAATTGCTGCCATTGTTGTTGTGCCGGAGGACCCCAAAAATGCCACAGTAAACCTGCGCGCGCCCATTCTCTTAAATACCGGGAAAAAACTGGCAAAACAGGTTATACTCGAAGATGACAGGTGGATGATAAAAGCTCCGCTTTTTGCCGCCAAGGATAAGTGA